The Micromonospora krabiensis genome window below encodes:
- a CDS encoding FKBP-type peptidyl-prolyl cis-trans isomerase — protein MNQAAGAGKPEVGPIEGEPPADLVIEDLTVGEGPEAQPGQLATVHYVGVGHSTGREFDSSWNRNEPFEFPLGGGQVISGWDRGVVGMRVGGRRRLVIPPHLGYGDRGAGGVIRPGETLIFVVDLLGVR, from the coding sequence ATGAACCAGGCAGCAGGCGCGGGCAAGCCGGAGGTCGGCCCCATCGAGGGCGAGCCGCCCGCCGACCTCGTGATCGAGGACCTCACCGTCGGCGAGGGCCCGGAGGCCCAGCCGGGGCAGCTCGCCACGGTGCACTACGTGGGCGTCGGGCACTCCACGGGCCGGGAGTTCGACTCCTCCTGGAACCGGAACGAGCCCTTCGAGTTCCCGCTGGGCGGCGGGCAGGTCATCTCCGGCTGGGACCGGGGAGTCGTCGGCATGCGCGTCGGCGGCCGGCGCCGGCTGGTCATCCCGCCGCACCTCGGCTACGGCGACCGGGGCGCGGGCGGCGTCATCCGGCCGGGCGAGACCCTGATCTTCGTGGTGGACCTGCTCGGAGTGCGCTGA
- a CDS encoding serine/threonine-protein kinase, which yields MVAGNGPIIEGYSDPRLVGRGGFSTVYRARQDRLGRDVAIKVLHVDLSHPQARDQFLSECVAAGRMANHPNIVTVYDSGVTAAGEPYLVMEYCEQGSLADWLRRDTLDAARALSILVKLCGALATAHRAGILHRDLKPENVLFTDYGEPALADFGIAALTSGAQRSFTVAALTPHHAAPEVLDGGAPSVSSDVYSLASTAYQILTGRPPFQRGRDEGLASYFGRVVRDAAPPVARPGDPDGLTEVIARGLAKTPAQRYATAEAFGQELRRLQRTAGVAETPMVVGTSVVDLAPTGLSPGLSAAANGFGAPLVAEDDSATVDLPQSQPTPPPTRTAEPAGARKGRLAPVLAGLAVLLLCGGGGYVGYRQFSDEGPATRQVADGRPVATPTDTVGTGAAPATGDTPTPAATSDAPSTTAEAPPGSAPAAPPQAGPTRKPPSPPRGGPATSPRGPQPYVEYLRVVKQPTCPSGAGVPNPFPGNPAVIEWKVAGGATGSVLSVDGAGRYGEYGVTGTETLSFPCGDRSPGERASHRYTVTTSGGGPQKSRSITVTARVN from the coding sequence GTGGTCGCTGGGAATGGGCCGATCATCGAGGGATACTCCGACCCGCGGCTTGTCGGCCGGGGCGGCTTCAGCACCGTCTACCGCGCCCGCCAGGACCGCCTCGGGCGGGACGTCGCGATCAAGGTCCTGCACGTCGACCTGTCCCACCCGCAGGCCCGCGACCAGTTCCTCAGCGAGTGCGTGGCGGCCGGGCGAATGGCCAACCACCCCAACATCGTGACGGTCTACGACTCGGGCGTGACGGCGGCCGGTGAGCCCTATCTGGTCATGGAGTACTGCGAGCAGGGCAGCCTCGCCGACTGGCTGCGCCGCGACACGCTCGACGCGGCCCGGGCACTGTCCATCCTGGTCAAGCTGTGCGGCGCCCTCGCCACCGCGCACCGGGCGGGCATCCTGCACCGCGACCTCAAACCCGAGAACGTGCTCTTCACCGACTACGGCGAGCCGGCGCTGGCCGATTTCGGCATCGCCGCCCTGACCAGCGGCGCGCAACGGTCCTTCACGGTCGCCGCCCTCACCCCGCACCACGCCGCCCCCGAGGTCCTCGACGGGGGAGCGCCCTCCGTGTCCTCCGACGTGTACTCGCTGGCCAGCACCGCGTACCAGATCCTCACCGGCCGGCCGCCGTTCCAGCGCGGCCGCGACGAAGGGCTGGCGTCGTACTTCGGCCGGGTGGTGCGCGACGCCGCCCCACCGGTGGCCCGGCCCGGCGACCCGGACGGCCTCACCGAGGTCATTGCCCGCGGGCTGGCGAAGACCCCCGCCCAGCGGTACGCCACGGCCGAGGCGTTCGGCCAGGAGCTGCGGAGACTCCAGCGGACGGCCGGCGTGGCCGAGACGCCGATGGTCGTCGGAACGAGCGTCGTCGACCTGGCCCCGACCGGGCTGTCGCCAGGCCTGTCGGCGGCTGCCAACGGTTTCGGCGCGCCGCTGGTGGCGGAGGACGACAGCGCTACGGTGGACCTGCCGCAGAGCCAACCGACGCCGCCACCCACCCGGACCGCGGAGCCGGCCGGGGCGAGGAAGGGCCGCCTCGCGCCGGTGCTCGCCGGCCTCGCCGTACTGCTGCTCTGCGGCGGAGGCGGTTACGTCGGCTACCGGCAGTTCTCCGACGAGGGACCCGCCACCCGGCAGGTCGCCGACGGCCGACCGGTCGCGACGCCCACCGACACCGTCGGCACCGGCGCGGCGCCGGCCACCGGCGACACCCCGACGCCCGCGGCGACCTCGGACGCGCCGTCGACGACCGCTGAGGCGCCCCCCGGCTCCGCGCCGGCGGCGCCGCCGCAGGCCGGTCCCACGCGCAAACCGCCGTCGCCGCCGCGCGGCGGACCCGCCACCAGCCCCCGCGGCCCCCAGCCGTACGTCGAGTACCTGCGGGTCGTCAAGCAGCCCACCTGCCCCAGCGGGGCAGGGGTGCCCAACCCGTTCCCGGGAAACCCGGCGGTCATCGAGTGGAAGGTCGCCGGCGGCGCGACCGGTTCCGTCCTGTCCGTCGACGGCGCCGGTCGGTACGGCGAGTACGGGGTGACCGGCACCGAGACGCTCAGCTTCCCGTGCGGTGACCGGAGCCCGGGGGAGCGGGCCTCGCACCGTTACACCGTCACGACCAGTGGCGGCGGTCCGCAGAAGTCGAGGAGCATCACGGTCACCGCCCGCGTCAACTGA
- a CDS encoding STAS domain-containing protein, which yields MPPSTHGAPVAVGVAVGAVRVGGAGSGGVPAGVGVARHTCPDLRPEEDPGCLGVRPWTYPESLPRAVKVSVVPARFGVMEKRGEKFHVQVSVDDHGVDVRPVGEIDCATVGAFRSALWAVPSRPVLRLHLSGVQLLAAAGVRALVAAHLRIRAQGGEMLLVDPDPMVTEVLRVSGLHRFVPIVTSAALPQPAQPMVLAA from the coding sequence ATGCCGCCGTCGACTCACGGCGCGCCGGTCGCCGTCGGCGTGGCCGTCGGCGCCGTCCGGGTCGGCGGCGCGGGATCGGGCGGCGTGCCCGCCGGGGTCGGTGTGGCCCGGCACACCTGCCCCGACCTGCGCCCGGAGGAGGATCCGGGGTGTCTCGGGGTACGACCCTGGACGTACCCGGAATCACTCCCGCGAGCCGTGAAAGTGTCGGTGGTGCCGGCTAGATTCGGGGTCATGGAGAAGCGGGGCGAGAAGTTCCACGTGCAGGTCAGCGTGGATGACCACGGCGTCGACGTGCGCCCGGTCGGCGAGATCGACTGCGCCACCGTGGGGGCGTTCCGCTCAGCCCTGTGGGCCGTGCCCTCCCGCCCGGTGCTGCGGCTGCACCTCTCCGGCGTCCAGCTGCTCGCCGCCGCCGGGGTGCGCGCGCTGGTCGCCGCGCACCTGCGGATCCGCGCCCAGGGGGGCGAGATGCTGCTGGTCGATCCCGACCCGATGGTCACCGAGGTGCTCCGGGTCTCCGGCCTGCACCGCTTCGTCCCCATCGTCACGTCGGCCGCGCTGCCGCAGCCCGCGCAGCCGATGGTGCTGGCCGCCTGA